ATTCCAGTTAATTGACTGAAGTAACGAGAATCTGTGGAGAGAACTTTATCCTTACCTATGTCAATGGTCTTAAATTTGCCTTAtaaacttttacaaaaaaagtAAGCAAGAATATACTTGGTTATTGATCCTGCTTTGTGGTCTGCTCTGCAGGATAGCCTTCCTGTCCTTCAGGCCCTTTTGTCTGGGGAAATGATCTTTTCTTTGTCTAAGGAGTCCCACCGACAGGGACAAAGGGAACGTGCTCTTGCAATGCTACATCAGATGATTGAAGATGCTCACAGGGGCAAGCGGCAGTTTTTAAGTGgtacatttttcttttgggggaGGGTATATTATGGACTACCagtatttccttctttttggaCATCTATTTTTTGACAGGTGGAGCTATGGGTTACACTTACTTTTTATTCCATGGCTTTAATATGCCTTTATCCTGTAAAATTGCAGGTAAGCTTCATAATCTTGCAAGAGCAGTTGCTGATGAAGAAACAGAGCCTAATTTTTCGAGAGGGGAAGCCCCATCATCTGATCGAAAGGTTCTCTCCAATACTGACAAGGATATTGTTCTTGGGCTTGGGTTAAGAGCTGTGAGACAGATACCCTTAAGCTCAATGGCTGGGGAAACTGGTGCACAACCTGTTAGTTATGATCTAAAAGATACTGGGAAGAGGTTGTATGGTTTAAGTACCAAGGCCACAACGTATCTATCACAATTTATTCTCCATATTGCTGCAATTGGTGACATAGTTGACGGGACTGATACAACtcatgatttcaattttttttcccttgtgtTCGAATGGCCTAAGGATGTAAGATCTTTTATTTCGTGCATTGAAGATTATCTTTGTTgttttgcttatatatatagatagctTCCATATCAATTGTAAGTTAACTTTTTGGAGAATGGAGTCTGGAAGCCTTATAGAGTGATAAAAAGAATAGATTAGAATAAATTTGGAAGTTCTTAAAAATTTAAGGGAGAAATAATTTAGATGCAAAATGCATCATTAGCATGTAGTGAGCCTGCACATCATAGCACATCACTTTGGAACCGGGGAATATGTCCCAATGTGTTTATGCTCAACATTTACTTGTGTAATAGCCAACCAAAATACAAGCTTCTATAAATGTTATATGATGAGCAATAGCAGAGCACACAAAAGACTGACAATTATTGGAGCCATACCTTTTGACGTGCCCATCACACATGTTAATCAAGTTAAATATAtgtctatttaatttttttcatttcatgatAATTATTAAGAAAACATAATTCAATGGTCCTTATGGATGAGGGTAATAGTGATAAATTTGGGGAATGCCCTCTAAtttaatcatgatttttttttgattcttactaattttgttaaatacttcatattacaaataaatatattaaaagtcaGCTAATTATTCAATCGCAGTATTGATAGGTTAAGCCTTATATTTCCAATTAATATAATTAGCATATTAATTGTATAAATCATGCATAAAGTGATTATCTATATGAAATGATCAATCCGACTTGAACTTCAGCAAGGACAGGTAGGAAATAAGGTTCTCATTTACAAGATTATCTTTCAGCAACCCTCAATAACCTTATCTTCCTTTTCGACCTGATCATGTATATGCTAATGTATTATTGTGGTATTTTGTAGCTTTTAACTCGTCTGGTCTTTGACCGAGGCAGCACTGATGCCGCTGGAAAGGTTGCTGAAATTATGGGTGCTGATTTTGTGCATGAAGTGATTTCTGCATGTGTACCTCCAGTTTATCCTCCGCGGTCTGGCCATGGATGGGCGTGCATTCCTGTCATTCCTACCTGCCCCAAGAGTGGCTCTGAAAATAAACTACTCTCCCCTTCTTCTAAAGAAGCTAAACCTAATTGTTACCGTCGTTCCTCAGCGACCCCCGGAATCCCTCTATACCCCCTCCAATTGGATATAGTAAAACATCTTGTTAAAATGTCTCCAGTGAGGGCTGTCTTAGCATGTGTTTTTGGGAGCAGTATATTGTACTCTGGCAGTGATTCTTCTATATCAGGCTCCTTAAATGATGGATTAGTTCAGGCACCTGATGCTGACAGGTTGTTTTATGAGTTTGCGCTTGATCAATCTGAGAGGTAAGATACATGCACTAAGAATAATTTACACCAAGTTACACCTATATCCAATGTGCATTATGGTTATCTAGTTTAAGCTTGTAATTTGATGTCCAGGTTCCCAACTTTAAATCGATGGATACAAATGCAAACTAACCTTCATCGAGTCTCAGAATTTGCTGTAGCAACCAAGCAAACATCTGATCATACCAAGCGTAAACCTGAAGCAACATCTGCTATTAAGAGACTCCGTGAGCATGACAATGATACTGAGTCAGAAATCGATGACATTGTTTGCAGCACTAATGTTTCAACTGCTTTGCAAGACTTCAATGGTCAAGGGGATGCAGCTCCCGATCCTTGGCGTGATTCTTCAAAATCTGAGTTTGCTGAACTTGATAATacagttttcctttcttttgatTGGGAGAATGAAGAACCCTATGAGAAAGCTGTTGAACGGTATCAGTgcttattgttttttgtttctgcaTCCCTTACTATATATTGATGGTTATCTTGTGTAGTTTTTCCACTTGTCTTCTTTGGTCATCTTTGTTCTGGTGTTGCAAGTTGCATATGATTTTTTAAGTTTGCTTCATCCTGATATACTTGTTTGAAATGTAATCACCACCAGGATTGCTTGGATGTTTCAGCTATTAAATCTGGTAACTGTGATACTTAATTATGATTTGATAATATgagaaataagaaaataaaaaggaacaAATAAAGATGCATCAAATCTTAGATCTTAATTAGAACTTTCTGTACAGATTGTGAATTTCATTTTAAGCCTCTAGGAAGTTTGTATGTAGAAGTTTCCAGTTTTCTCAGGGCATATTGGTGAGAAAACATGTGGATGCTAATAGTTTTTAACATGACAAATAAACGAAATGAGTGCTTCTCCTACCAAGTTTTCCTCTTAACATAGTTTTCGCATTGTTATTggggttcctttttttttttttttttttttttgtgtgtgtgtgtgtgttttttgttttggggtggGGGTTGGGGGCTTTACAAGGCCCTTTTTgtcatatttgaaattttttactgtTTATAGTTGTTTTTATCGCTACTTTTAGTAAtatttgttagaattatgtttaaatgattaaattcacaatttcctaacaactcaaacatttgggacatttggtaatttaacatggtatcagagcatgaGATCCTGATTTTGATTATTGACTTTactctacctctcatttaaaatgttaaaaacccCACATTTTAGGCCCCACTTATTGAGGAGTTTAGGCCCACACGTGAAaggggagtgttagaattatggttgaATGATTAGATTCATTATTTCCTAAcaacttaagcttttgggacaatcggtaatttaacaataTTCTTGACCCTCGTTATCTTTAATAGGTTGATTGATGAAGGAAAACTAATGGATGCTCTTGCACTTTCGGATCGCTTTCTACGTAATGGAGCCTCAGACCGTTTACTTCAGCTACTCATTGAACGTGGGGAAGAGAATCATTCAATCCCTGGACAGCCTCAAGGATATGGCGGCCACAACATCTGGAGCAATAGTTGGCAGTATTGCCTGCGGTTGAAGGACAAACAACTGGCTGCTAGACTTGCCCTCAAGTATGTATGGGTGTTTTCCATTAATGTGGTAAATGCTTGCTTAAATTTTGGAATACACCTAGATAATTTTTTATGGCCAGCTTctctttttgattttgttattcaaatgtgaagcagttctttttttattctttctcctCGTTAGCCCTTGCCATCTGATATTTAAGAATTTAAAACTGCTACTCTGTTAGTGTCTGCTTGATATACATTTTTTGTCCACATCCTGACCACTTGAGCATTTACTTAAGAATTTAGGGTTATTAGTTTCGAACATAGTACCAGAGCTAACCCCAGAAGTAGCACAATTGGCTGGAGATGACGCTTCTTGTAGTTAAGGTCTCCAGTTAAAGACTTGAAGTTTCCCTTTCCTCCACCCCTGGGGCTGAAaactcacttaaaaaaaaaaaaaaaaaaaaaaaaaaaaaaagtaccagaGGTTGGTTTGTTTAAAAGGTCTAGTGGTCGAACCCTGGGTTGGGAGCCTACTTGTTTAAGATTTGGTTTtggtgtttgtttttgtttctgttgcCATTACGGGTCTCTATGTGTGTGCGCACGCGCATGTCTATCCTTTTTTTATCCTGTCCTCCCATACCTTTGTGATCTTTGCCTTTTGTTCTACGTCACATTTTACAACTGGCAAACCTTTCTTGCAATATATTACTCTCATTGTATCTTCTGTTCTACACCATTGATGGGGATATACAATATACTTGCATTTGTGATGATTTCTGAGAGATGTTATGCCTCTCCCTGTAAGTTGAATCTTAGGACTCACATTTTATTCCAGGTATATGCACAGATGGGAGCTTGATGCTGCTTTGGATGTTTTGACTATGTGCAGCTGCCACCTGCCAGAAAGCGATCCACTTAGGAATGAGGTGCTGGCTTGTTTGTTATTTGTttcattgtattttatttattgtaaattGTTGTGTTGATTTGTTTGCATGAAGCTTGGTATGTTACCTTTATGCTGGTGTTAAATTTTCTTTggtaacataatttttttggttgcttaggtcttgcatatgaaacaagctttACAGAGGTTCAGCCACATATTAAGTGCAGATGATCATCATAGCAGCTGGCAAGAGGTTGTTATTCTCTCCTGTATCTGCATTaagatgaaaagtttggaaTAAGTGGTCTATAAGTGGTACTTTCCTGCTAGGAATTATTTCTCCCTAATACTCTTTAAATTGCAGGTTGAAGCAGAATGTAAGGAAGATCCTGAGGGCTTGGCACTTAGACTAGCTGGAAAGGGAGCTGTTTCTGCTGCTTTAGAAGTGGCTGAAAGTGCTGGATTATCTATAGACTTGCGGAGAGAACTGAAGGGCCGGCAACTTGTGAAGCTTCTCACTGCAGACCCTCTAAATGGTGGAGGTCCAGCAGAAGCTTCTCGGTTTCTTTCTTCACTACGTGACTCTGATGATGCTCTACCAGTTGCCATGGGTGCAATGCAGTTGCTACCCAATTTACGGTCAAAGCAACTTCTTGTAACTACTTGTTGCCCTTTATTTTGTAGATGTGATTGGATTACAttcgtttttatttatttatttattattttttatatttatttgggtTTAGCAATTTTTTGTTCCTTCATTATTACTTTCTTTTGTGCCTTTTCGAAGGTTCACTTTTTTTTGAAGCGAAGAGAAGGAAATCTCTCAGATGTTGAGATTTCGCGGCTTAACTCATGGGCCTTGGGTCTTCGTGTTTTGGCTGCCTTGCCTTTGCCGTGGCAGCAAAGATGTTCTTCATTGCATGAGCACCCTCATTTGATACTGGAGGTGCTTCTGATGAGAAAACAACTGCAATCTGCTGCTCTGGTATTGTAATTCTTACTTGGACAACTTCTTAGATGCCTTAACTAACATGCGTTTCTCTTATAAATGAATAGATTGATCATGCCTTTTGTTTtccccaatatatatatatttgcttaCAACAAGTGGGGTGGGGGCATTTGAACTCAGGTTCTGTCCATGGGAAAACTGGGCAGTTCCTTTGTGccacaaggctcttggcataTTCTTTTCCTCTGTTACTTATTTACATTATGTTTGGATTATATTTGTTAACAGATCCTAAAGGAATTTCCTGTGTTGAGAGACAACAATATAATTATTGCATATGCTGCAAAGGCTATGGCTGTCAGTATTAGCTCTCCCCATAGAGAACATCGCATATCTGTTTCTGGAGCAAGACCAAGGCAGAAAACAAAGGCAGGCATTCCTCCGAGGCCATCTTTTACTAGCAGTCTAAATAACTTGCAAAAAGAGGCTCGCAGAGCTTTTTCTTGGGCTCCACGAAATACTGGAGACAAGGCTGCTCCAAAAGATGCTTATCGTAAAAGAAAGAGTTCTGGTTTGACTTCATCTGAAAAAGTTGCTTGGGAGGCTATGACTGGAATTCAAGAGGATCGTGTTTCATCATATCCTGCAGATGGGCAAGAACGGCTTCCTTCTGTTTCAATTGCTGAGGAATGGATGCTGACAGGTGATGCAAGTAAGGACGAATCTGTTCGTGCATCTCACAAATATGAAAGTGCCCCCGACATTACCCTATTTAAGGTATGCTAGTGAAAGTGGTGAAACATGTTTGTTGCATATGTTGGAAGCTTAGCATTTTGtagtattatataaattatcaatttagtGCTGGCACTGTTGCAGGTGGGTAGTTGATTACTATAAATCTATACTGGGATGAGCATTAGTCAAAATAATGAGATTGAATTATGGATGCATATAACTCATTGCACATGTGAGAGATTATCTATCTCAAGCTCAAATAGGAGCACGCCGCTAATCCTATCCAGGAGTTCATCTTTGGGGCTCATGGTGGGATGGGTCAGGCCTCCATGTTTAGTGTGTTTGGGACTTTGGGTGTATTATTAAGTATATATGTTTTATACTACTGGTGCAACACAAACTAGCAGATAAGAGATGTTTCTACTCTTTGTATGTGAGGTTTTAGTGCATTAATTGGTGGTTAAATCATGCACGATTCTGCTTAAACTATAGCTCTGATGTATGTTAGAATTTTCTGaccaaattttgaattaatctAAATACAAGGTGGAAGAGAATTATGAGAAGTTGTTACcgataaaaaaagaagagaattatGAGAAGTTGTggcttatttatttgttgaaagatttgatatttgaattttctctcttctGTGGAAGCATAACAACAcacaatataatatattaaagtggCTTCTCTTGGCCATGGAGTGTGCATACTGTGAATTATGGTATAATTCTTAtgtggtgatttgtttacaaatgatttttattttatgcatgCTGCTGTGAGTCTGCTGAAGGTTTGGGTATTCTATTTATAGGCACTGCTTTGTCTTTGTTCTGATGAGTCGGTGTCTGCCAAAAGTGCCCTGGACTTGTGTATTAATCAGATGAAGAATGTGTTAAGCTCCCAACAGTTGCCTGAGAATGCGTCAATGGAAACAATTGGTCGTGCATATCATGCCACAGAGACAATTGTACAGGTATTATTTTTGCCAAGCCCCTGTAATGCATATTATATGAaacaatgtttttatttttatttatttaatttaaaattttgctaTTCACATGTTAAAAATCCAAGGTCAAAATAGCCAATAGCATGCATTTTTGCTTTCCTTACATGCAGATAGTTATGGCATCATAGTTCAGTTGCCTTTACATGTGATTAGTTTGTAATGCTCTTGAGTGATATGACATGTTGAATGCCAGGGGCTACTATATTGTAAATCTGTGCTGAGAAAGCTTACAGGGGGTAGTGAAATCTCCACCCATTCTGACAGAAGTAGGGATGCTGATGATGCATCCTCTGATGCTGGTAGCTCCAGTGTGGGCAGTCAGTTCACAGATGAATTATCTGAAGTTCTCTCACAGGTGGAGATCTGGCTAGGACGTGCTGAACTGCTTCAAAGCCTTTTGGGATCAGGGATTGCTGTTTCTCTTGATGATATTGCTGATAAGGAGTCATCTGAACATCTCCGTGACCGGTTGAGTGTAGAGGAGCGATACAGCATGGCTGTATATACTTGCAAAAAGTGTAAGGTAAATATAGTGTCCAGGCATTGTGGTTTATACTGCTGGTCTTTAGATTGAGCTTATGTATGTTTTTGGATTCTCCCAGATTGATGTTTTCCCTGTGTGGAATGCTTGGGGACATGCTTTGATACGGATGGAGCACTATGCTCAAGCTCGGGTGAAGTTTAagtatgtcaaatttatttagATAGTTGCTCAATAAATTAACAAGATttaagttctctctctctctctctcatattcttCTAAAGTGGGATGCAGAGTGGTCTTATTCTTTAATGCCTATTCAATGGCTTTCAGGCAAGCTCTTCAATTGTATAAGAGTGATGCTGCACCTGTCATTTTAGAGATTATTAATACAATCGAAGGAGGTCCACCAGTTGATGTTTCAGCAGTTCGTTCCATGTAAGATATCATGTAGCTTTTATGTCAGAATTCCTATATTTATTGCCACAATAAATTTCTATTAGAGTTGTTGAACTAGTAGCTTAATCAATGTTGGCTTAAGATCCATGATAGGCTAGGTTTTAATTTATAGGAGGTCTACAGCCTCTGCAGATTGGACCTTGCTGTGATGGCAAGTGCCTTCAATGTGTTGTGGCTTCAAGTCTGGGAGTTCGTCTCTCCAAAATTTGAGAGTAAGGTTGCCTACCAACCAcctctctcaaatttttcagAAGTGGGGAGCTTTGTGCATTGGACTACAGCCTCTGCCATTGACAGTGTTGCCTTGATAGTTTCTGAAAATCTTGTATTTTGGATATTATAATACAATATCAATGACTActtataaaaaaggaaaaaaaaaaaaaaaaaaaaacaatatcaatGACTGTAAAAAAGAACACGTAATTTGTTGGACTTACATTAGTTCACCTATAACTACTGCCATTAGCTATCAATTATCATGCACACATACACTTCAGACTATAATAACCTATAAACTTTGATCTGTTTGGATTTCTTGGATAAGAAGATAGGCAGAGAACTTGATTGTGCTCGGCACTTTCCCATTGCtgtataaactaaaagaaaaaaaagaaaatcaacttCCCAACTCTTAATCCCAACTGGATGGGGTGGGTTGCATGGAACCTTTTTTGCCATGGAAGCCCTGTTTGTGATGATGAAGAAGCATtttgattgtgaaattttaagcAAGGTATCTCTTTGAACTCCTACCACTAAAGATCATGAACCAATGTTGATGAAGATTTGAAGTGGTATCTTTAATTGTCTGCATCAAATTTAACTATATCTTTTAGCAACATTACTCTTTGAGAATTACTGTTTACCAGAATGTTGAAAGATGTTGTGTTCCTTAGTCTTGCACCAGGTTATGCATGTTGAATCCTTTTGGTTATGTTTCTAAAAGACCTGCTATTCTGATATAATTTTAGTGGTATACTGTTCATTGAATATCACCTTTTAGTTGTGAACAGGCAGGAGTACATTTAAGCTAGTCAAGCCTaaatttctacaaaaaaaaaaaaaaggatacaaTTTTAGATGCTAGTCATTACATAGGATCTGACTGATGCAACTTATACTGCAGGTATGAGCATTTGGCTAAAAGTGCACCGACGATATTGGATGATTCTCTTTCTGCTGATTCATATCTCAATGTTCTATACATGCCATCCACCTTTCCACGTTCAGAGAGATCTAGGCGGGCTCAGGAATCTGAAAATAATAATTCCTCCCTCAGTTCAGAATTTGAAGATGGACCTCGCAGCAATCTTGACAGTATTCGATATGTTGAATGTGTGAACTATTTACAAGACGTGAGCTTCATCCTTACACTgatcaagtttttgtttttaggctGGCACTCAGATGCCAGTGCCTTTCTATTTTCCCCTGCATCTGGAGTCAGTGGTATCTCTTGGCTTAGTAGCTAATTTAAAGTTCTTATTCTGTATTACATACATGCACGTTTATTTACACAAATAAATCTAGAAgttgatgatatatatattattattattttttttccattttaaaactatttagtAATGGTTCTAGCTTGAAGTTTGTTTCTGTTATTTATTTAACCTGGAATCTAGAATTCTGTTAAATTTCTCcgttatattttcttttttccaccaTTGGTTGTTGACACCACCAGCGATATGGTTATGAATATGACTATTCTCAGTATCTCTCTCCTGTGCCatggttattattaattttctagcTTTATTCATTGTAATCAGCTTCTTAATACGTTTTTTTAACCTTTGCAGTATGCACGCCAGCATTTGCTGAGTTTTATGTTTAGGCATGGTCACTACAATGATGCTTGCGTGTTGTTTTTTCCTCCAAATGCTGTTCCTTCCCCTCCTCAACCATCAATATTGGGGGGAGTAGCAACTTCATCTTCATCCCCTCAAAGGCCAGATCCATTGGCTACAGATTATGGGACAATAGATGATTTGTGTGACTTGTGTATTGGTTATGGTGCAATGTCTGTTCTTGAGGAAGTGATTTCAACAAGAATGTCATCAGCAAATCCACAGGATGTGGCAGTAAATCAGTATACAGCAGCAGCCCTTGTCCGTATTTGCATCTATTGTGAAACACATAaacatttcaattatttatacaAGTTTCAGGTAATTTTCAGAccatatattttgattttaaactgaatatattattaatacTACTAGTAGTTGTGAGACCAAGCCCCTTATCCTTGGTTGGAGACTGACCTCCGCATCTTTCTCTATTACATCTACTGCTACCTTCTCTCTGCCCCCAACTAAAGGTGTAGGTTTGGGTGGATTTGATAGCAAAATTCtgtttaattacttttttttcttcttaaaacacacacatatatagacTCATGTATTTCTGTGTTCTTTGGGGTTACTTTTTCATTAAGTACACAGCTTGTGGTGGTTTTCTGTTGCGCGAATGTTTATCCCTatatgttgaaattttttatcaCTTACTGAAAAAGAGACTTTGCAGTCTATTTCTAGTATTTTATCTATACAGTTATCTATAGGGCCATTAAAAATGTCTATTGcatatttttgtgtttattaATCTTGTCATGGGCATCTTTCCATTGGGAATGTTCACACAGCATACCTCATGTATCCctcctattttctttgtttactTTAAGTTAGCGGCATTTTCAAGATTAAA
The sequence above is drawn from the Quercus lobata isolate SW786 chromosome 12, ValleyOak3.0 Primary Assembly, whole genome shotgun sequence genome and encodes:
- the LOC115971497 gene encoding uncharacterized protein LOC115971497 isoform X1, translating into MDKEIEILTRLVANHLHLAQFEPLRAVILALRSRNPDLALAVLQTIVARSGRFQNILWSDSCPSPPLLTYMSTLELLQQFDDNSNASSAWSFDPETLRLRAEFLLLVQHLIDRVSESMRNNFDIQSLEKEVLNGSEGYDERAEVLEREKCEELRDVNGGFDECVRVLDRVLELGVKRLKPDADVDVDGNGNDIDMSSVEESELVCLKRVILDYADVFDALCWNIQRQVRGWEGFDSGLAETARSEEEGEALRVLGLIQRSVQLAHLDAIKECLKEGNVDGAVPRIRFLHTDYGVEEDEYRMVLQDLIRSVSSRKGIFGDSWQAMREKFLGIYGEALSSNCRDLVQMIQVIQDEFLSEEIETYKALDDSQIPPPLECFQRYLAELKSDTNIHEKTSSLNVAVSSCMRDMYHYARVSNLHVLECVMDSALSAVKREQLQEASNVLMLFPRLQPLVASMGWDLLSGKTTARRSLMQQLWTSKSQVLRLEESSLYGNQSDEISCVEHLCDNLCYQLDVASFVACVNSGRSWNSKFSLLLSGKEQIALAEEVAQSDFFVENFVLERLSVQSPLRVLFDVVPGIKFQEAIELISMQPIASPTDAWKRKQDVELMHMRYALESVVLALAAMERCTGDERESHHQLALCHLKDLQNHLEAINNIARKILMVNVIISLLHMDDLSLNLTHCVSPERDSKSCYTHAWENNDLTPCDGGNKMVISFMGILLDILNRNLPSAVIELEQALSEDVIMGGRQALEWRVSIAKRFIEEWEWRLSTLQRLLPLSERQWRWKEALTVLRAAPSKLLNLCMQRAKYDIGEEAVHRFSLSAEDKATLEVVEWVDSAFIRASVEDVVSRAAGGTSAVQDLDFASLRSQLGPLAAILLCIDIATTSARSAKMSQQLLNKAQVMLSEIYPGGAPKMGSTYWDQILEVGVITVSRRVLKRLHEFLEQDSLPVLQALLSGEMIFSLSKESHRQGQRERALAMLHQMIEDAHRGKRQFLSGKLHNLARAVADEETEPNFSRGEAPSSDRKVLSNTDKDIVLGLGLRAVRQIPLSSMAGETGAQPVSYDLKDTGKRLYGLSTKATTYLSQFILHIAAIGDIVDGTDTTHDFNFFSLVFEWPKDLLTRLVFDRGSTDAAGKVAEIMGADFVHEVISACVPPVYPPRSGHGWACIPVIPTCPKSGSENKLLSPSSKEAKPNCYRRSSATPGIPLYPLQLDIVKHLVKMSPVRAVLACVFGSSILYSGSDSSISGSLNDGLVQAPDADRLFYEFALDQSERFPTLNRWIQMQTNLHRVSEFAVATKQTSDHTKRKPEATSAIKRLREHDNDTESEIDDIVCSTNVSTALQDFNGQGDAAPDPWRDSSKSEFAELDNTVFLSFDWENEEPYEKAVERLIDEGKLMDALALSDRFLRNGASDRLLQLLIERGEENHSIPGQPQGYGGHNIWSNSWQYCLRLKDKQLAARLALKYMHRWELDAALDVLTMCSCHLPESDPLRNEVLHMKQALQRFSHILSADDHHSSWQEVEAECKEDPEGLALRLAGKGAVSAALEVAESAGLSIDLRRELKGRQLVKLLTADPLNGGGPAEASRFLSSLRDSDDALPVAMGAMQLLPNLRSKQLLVHFFLKRREGNLSDVEISRLNSWALGLRVLAALPLPWQQRCSSLHEHPHLILEVLLMRKQLQSAALILKEFPVLRDNNIIIAYAAKAMAVSISSPHREHRISVSGARPRQKTKAGIPPRPSFTSSLNNLQKEARRAFSWAPRNTGDKAAPKDAYRKRKSSGLTSSEKVAWEAMTGIQEDRVSSYPADGQERLPSVSIAEEWMLTGDASKDESVRASHKYESAPDITLFKALLCLCSDESVSAKSALDLCINQMKNVLSSQQLPENASMETIGRAYHATETIVQGLLYCKSVLRKLTGGSEISTHSDRSRDADDASSDAGSSSVGSQFTDELSEVLSQVEIWLGRAELLQSLLGSGIAVSLDDIADKESSEHLRDRLSVEERYSMAVYTCKKCKIDVFPVWNAWGHALIRMEHYAQARVKFKQALQLYKSDAAPVILEIINTIEGGPPVDVSAVRSMYEHLAKSAPTILDDSLSADSYLNVLYMPSTFPRSERSRRAQESENNNSSLSSEFEDGPRSNLDSIRYVECVNYLQDYARQHLLSFMFRHGHYNDACVLFFPPNAVPSPPQPSILGGVATSSSSPQRPDPLATDYGTIDDLCDLCIGYGAMSVLEEVISTRMSSANPQDVAVNQYTAAALVRICIYCETHKHFNYLYKFQVIKNDHVAAGLCCIQLFMNSSAQEEAIKHLEHAKMHFDEGLSARHRGGDSTKLVTKGIRGKSASEKLTEEGLVKFSARVSIQVEVVRSFNDSDGPQWKYSLFGNPNDLETFRRRCKIAETLVERNFDLAFQVIYEFSLPAVDIYAGVAASLAERKKGSQLTEFFRNIKGTIDDDDWDQVLGAAINVYANKHKERPDRLIDMLTSSHRKVLACVVCGRLKSAFQIASRSGSVADVQYVAHQALHANALPVLDMCKQWLAQYM